The sequence CCAGGAGCCACCGAAGCAGCGCCGGTCGCAATCTCCATGGGATCAGGCATGATCTCCCCAGCCACCGTCGCGGAACCGTTCAGCTCCGCAGTGTAACGACCCATGCTCCGCTTCGAAGCGGGTTCCGGGAACTGCTACACACGCTGCCGTAGCTGACTGCGCACTACACCGTCGCGGCCCCTGCGCCTCATACGTCGTACGTCGCCGTCAGCGGCGCGTGGTCCGACCAGCGCGCGTCGTAGCTGGCCGCGCGCTCCACCACCATCGACGTGCAGCGCTCGGCCAGGCCCGGCGTGGCCACGTGGTAGTCGATGCGCCAGCCGGAGTCGTTGTCGAACGCCCTGCCCCGGTACGACCACCACGTGTACGGGCCGGGGCCTTCCGGGTCGAGCCGGCGTTGCACGTCCACATAGCCGAGTTCGTCGAACACCCGGCTCAGCCACGCGCGTTCCTCGGGGAGGAAACCCGAGTTCTTGCGGTTGGTCTTCCAGTTCTTCAGATCCAGCTCGGTGTGGGCGATGTTCCAGTCGCCGCACACCAGGACTTCCCGGTTCTCCGACGCCGCCTTGTCGCGCACCGTTTCCAGATACGGCAGGAAGGCCGCCATGAACCGTTCCTTCTCGTCCTGCCTCGGCGTGCCCACGTCACCGCTCGGCAGGTACAGGCTCGCCACGACCACACCGGGCAGCCACATCTCGGCGTAGCGGCCGCTGTCCTCGAACTCCGCCTCGCCGAAACCGATGCGCACGCTCTCGGGTTCGACGCGACTGTAAAGGGACACGCCGTTGCGGCCCTTCGTCGCGGACGGCGCGTGCACGGTGTGCCAGCCGCTCGGCTCCCGCAACTCGGCGGTCAGGCTGTCCGGCTCGGCCCTCACCTCCTGACACGCCACGACGTCGGCGGGCGTGGTGGCGAGCCACTCCGTGAAGCCCTTCTTGGCTGCGGCCCTCAGGCCGTTGACGTTAACGGTGGAGACGGTGAGCACGCCTCGCAGGCTACCCCGGCACCCTCCCGCAGCGGCCTGGCGCGGGAGTGGTGGGCGGGCGAACTCACAACCCCTGCCCCGGCCGTGTTCAGTCGCAGTCGGCGCCGTCCACCGGTTTCAGGTAGTCGTCGGAGGCCCACTCGCCGTCGCCGATCTTGCGGAAGCCGTCGCGCGTCTCCGTGGTGGCGTCGATCTCGGCGTCCTGACGTAGCTTGCCGACCACGTCGTGGTCACTGCCCGGCCCCGACCGCACGTTGAGGACGTCGGCCGTGACGACGACCGTGCACGCCGCCCGCTGTTCAGGGGCGCCGCCGTTCTCGGCGTCGGATCTGCGTTGCTCCGCGCCCGTCGTGTAGATCACCGCCAGACCGAAGGCCACGCCGACGACGATCAGACCTCGCTTCAACACGCCAACACTCCTCGCGCGCGGCGACACGGACTGCCCTGGAGACTAGGGAGTTCGCGGGCGCTGTGACAGACCCGTGCGGAGGAACCCGCGTCCCACACCACTCACTGAGCGTGAACCGCACCGGTGGTGGCGTAGCGCGCGGGATCGGCGGCGAACGTCTCGGCACACCCCGAGCCGCAGAAGTAGTACGGCTGCCCCTCGTGACTGACGTGCGGCGTGGACGGGCTGACAGCGACCGTCATCCCACAGACCGGGTCAACAGCCTCGACGACCTCAACGGCTCCAACGGCTGAGCCTGCCCCGGCGGCGTCAACAGCCTCGGCGGCTTCCACAGCCTCGGCACCGCGCGACGATCCGGCGCGCTCAGGTCCGGACGGCGAACGGGCTCGCCGTGAACGGGTCGCCAGCAACTCCGCGTACACCGACAATGCGATCTCCTGCGGGGTGCGGGCGCCGAGGTCGAGCCCAGCAGGGGTGTGAATGCGGTCGGCACCCGGTTCGCCGAGGTCGGTGAGCACAGAGACCACGGCACTACCCCGGCGCGGGCTCGCCACGAGCCCGACATAACCGACCCCCGCCCGCAACGCCGCGGCGAGCACGCGCTCCTCGTCCCTGCCGTGAGAGGCCACCACGACGGCCTCGGTGGCGGCGGCGAACTCGGGATCTGCCCCACAGGAGCGCACGTCGTAGCCGAGCACCTCACCGACCTCCGCCAGCGCCCTCGCGATGGGGGACTCCCCGAACACCGCCACCAGCGGCGGAGGCAGCCTCGGTTCGAGGAAGATGTCCACCGCGCCGCCGGAAAGACACGGGTTCGCCACGGTGATCGTCCCCTCGTCGTCGGCGCCCGCCGATACGGGATCGGGTGTCACGCGCAGCACAGCCGCCTCCCCCGACGCCAGCGCCCGCAGCCCCTCCAGTCGCACGGTGGACTCGGTGCACACCCCGCCGACGAAACCCTCCACGGTGCCGTCGGGCAACACCAGCGCGCGATCACCCGGCGTCGCGCTCGTGGGCCTTCGCGCCCGCACCACCGTGGCGAGCACGAACGGCGTGCGCTGCGCGTGCAGTTCCTCGGCACGGGCGAGCAGTGTCCGCGCAAGGTCGCTCATGTGATCGCCATATCCGTGCGCAGCGGCCTGCCCTGCATGGCCCGCCACACCACGGCGGGGGTCATCGGCATGTCCACGTGGCGCACCCCGTACGGCTTGAGGGCATCGACCACCGCGTTCACCACGGCGGCCGGTGACCCGACCGTGGCCGACTCACCAACGCCCTTCGCGCCGATCGGGTGGTGCGGCGACGGCGTCACGGTCTGGCCGAGCCGCCACGAAGGGCATTCCATCGTGGTCGGCAGCAGGTAGTCCATGAACGACCCGCCGAGGTGGTTGCCGTCGGAGTCGAAGGCCATGACCTGCATGAGCGCCATGCCGATGCCGTCGGCGAGCCCTCCGTGGATCTGCCCTTCGACGATCATCGGGTTGATGCGGACGCCGCAGTCGTCCACGGCCACGAAGTCGCGCACCGTCACCTGGGCGGTGTCCGGATCGACGTCCACGACGCACACGTACGCGCCGAACGGATACGTCAGGTTCGGCGGGTTGTAGACGGTCTCGGCGTCGAGGTGGCCTTCGACGCCCTCCGGCAGTTCCAGATCGGAGTGCGCGGCCATCGCGATCTCGGCGATCGTCGTGCCCGACGTGGGATCGCCCTTGACGAAGAACCGGCCCTTCTCCCACTCCAGATCGCCCGGATCGACCTCCAGCATCGCCGAAGCCACCAGCCGGGCCCGCTCCCGCACCTTGCGGGCCACCACGGCTGTCGCCGCACCCGACACCGGGGTCGAGCGGGAGCCGTAGGTGCCGAGGCCGTACGGCGTCTGGTCGGTGTCGCCGTGGACGACGTCGATGTCCTCGGGCGGAATGCCCAGCTCCTCCGCCACGATCTGCGCGAACGTCGTCTCGTGGCCCTGCCCCTGCGTCTGCACCGAGAGCCGCAGCACCGCCTTGCCCGTCGGATGCACGCGCAGCTCGGCGCCGTCGGCCATGCCGAGTCCCATGATGTCCATGTGGCTGCGCGGTCCCGCGCCGACCGCCTCGGTGAAGAAGCTGACCCCGATGCCCATGAGTTCGCCGCGTTCCCGGCGTCGCTGCTGCTCGTCGCGCAACTCGTCGTAGTGCGCGAGGTCCAGCGCCGCCCGCAGGGCGCGCGGGTAGTCACCCGAGTCGTACTCCCAGCCCGTGCTGCTGCGGTACGGGAACTGCTCGGGCCGCAGCAGGTTGCGCATCCGCAGCTCGGCCGGGTCCATGCCGAGCTCGTGGGCGAGCACGTCCACCATGCGTTCCACCAGGTAGACGGCTTCTGTGATGCGGAACGAGCAGGCGTAGGCGACGCCGCCGGGAGCCTTGTTCGTGTACACGCCGGTGACCTCGCAGTGCGCCGCGCGCAGGTCGTAGGACCCGCTGAACACGCCGAAGAACCCGGCGGGGAACTTGCTCGGCTGAGCGGTGCCGTTGAACGCGCCGTGGTCGGCGAGCACCTTCACCCGCACTCCGAGGATCGTCCCGTCGCTTGTCGCCGCGATCTCGCCGTGCATGTGGTAGTCGCGGGCGAACGACGTGCTCATGAGGTTCTCGGAGCGGTCCTCCACCCACTTCACCGGTTTGCCGGTGACGATCGAGGCCACGATCGCGCAGACGTACCCGGGGTAGATGCCGACCTTGTTGCCGAAACCGCCCCCGATGTCGGGAGAGATCACGCGGATCTTGTGTTCCGGAAGGCCCGCCACCAGCGCGTACAGCGTGCGGTGGGCGTGAGGCGCCTGCGTCGTCGTCCAAATGGTCAGCTTGCCGGTGACCGGGTCCATGTCCGCGACGGCGCCGCACGTCTCCATGGGCGCCGGATGCACGCGCGGATAGATCATGTCCTGGGTGGCCACGACGTCGGCGTCCGCGAACACCCCGTCGGTGGCCGCGCGGTCGCCGGTCTCCCAGTCGAAAATCCGGTTGTCGGTGCGGCCTTCGAGGTCGTCGCGGATCACCGGGGCGTCGCTGTCCAGCGCCCGGCGCGCGTCCACCACCGGCGCGAGCGGCTCGTACTCGACGTCGATGAGTTCGAGCGCGTCGCGAGCGGCGTAGCGGTCCTCGGCCACCACGAACGCGACCTCCTGGCCCTGGAACCGCACCTTGTCCGTGGCCAGCACCGCCTGCACGTCGTGCGACAGCGTGGGCATCCACGCGAGATTCAGACCCTGAAGCGTCTGCCCCGTGATGACGGCCCTCACCTTCGGGTGGGCCTGCGCCGCGCTGGTGTCGAGGGAGACGATCCGCGCGTGGGCGTGAGGGCTGCGGAGCACGGCGCCATGCAGCATCCCCGGCAGCACGACGTCGTCAACGTAGCGGCCGTGGCCGCGCAGGAACCGTTCGTCCTCCTTGCGCGGCATGCTCCCGTGCCCGACAGGGGTCGTGCGCTGCGCGGGGACATCCGTCGTGGTCATGTCTGCACCTCCGAACGCTGCTGCGGGGCCGGGGTGGGGCCGCCCTGTTCGGGAATCGCGTCGGAGACGGCCGACGCGGCTGCCTCGTGTTCGGCCGCCCACCGCACGGAACGCACGATGTTCTCGTAGCCGGTGCAGCGGCACAGCTGGCCGGACAGCGCCTCGCGGATCTCCTCCTCCGACGGCGTGGGGTTGCGGTCCAGCAGCCAGCGGGAGGTCATCATCATCCCCGGTGTGCAGAACCCGCACTGGAGTCCGTGTTCGGCGCGGAAGCCCTCCTGCACGGCGTCGAGCCCCTCCGAGGTCGCGAGCCCCTCGACGGTGCGGATCTCGTGGCGGTCGGCCATCACCGCGAGCACGGTGCACGACTTCACCGGAACGCCGTCCATGAGCACCACGCAGGCGCCGCAGTTCGACGTGTCGCAGCCCCAGTGCGTGCCCGTGAGGCCCAGTTCGTCGCGGAGGAAATGCACGAGCAGCAGCCGGGGCTCGACCGAGCGGGTGTAGGGCTGGCCGTTGACCGTGACGGTGATCTCCATGTCACTCCTCCTGCTCGCGGGGATCGCGATGAGCCTGCCTGCCGCGCCAGCGGTCCACGGCCCTGCGCAGCACCCTCGTGGTGAGGGTGGCGGCGAGGTGGCGCTTGTAGTCGGCGGGGCCGCGCTGGTCGGCGATGGGCGAGCAATGCTCGGCCGCGATCGCGCCCGCCTGCTCGAAGCGCTCGTCGGTGGCGGCCCCTCCGACGAGGTACTCCTCGGCCGCAGGGGCTCCGAAGGAGGGTGCGCCGACGGCGGTCAGCCCGATACCCGCCCACGTGATGTGACCGTCGTCCAACCGCAGCGCCGCACCCGCCGACGCCACGGCCCAGTCGCCGGAGCGGCGTTCCACCTTCGCGTACGCCGAGGCGGACGAGCGGATCGGCACGCGCACCGCCACCAGCAGCTCGCCCTGGTCGAGCACGGTTTCGTAGGGGCCGGTGAAGAACTCCCGCACACGGACCGTGCGGGAGCCGTACGGTCCCTGGATCAACGCCTCGGCGTCGAGCGCCACGAACGCGGCGGCGAGGTCCTCGGAAGGGTCCGCCTGGCACAGCGAGCCGCCGACCGTGCCGCGATTGCGCACGGCGGGGTCGGCGATGACGCGCTCGGCGTCGTGCAGGATCGGGAAATGCTCCCCGACCACGGGCGAGTCGAGCAGGTCGGCGTGCCGCACGAGCGCCCCGATGGTGACGGTGTCGCGGTCGAGGCCGATCCGGGACAGCTCCGTCACCTCGTTGATGTCCACCAGCGCCTCGGGCTGCGCGAGGCGCAACTTCATCATGGGGATCAGCGAGTGCCCACCCGCCACCACCATGCTGTCCTCGCCGAACTTGCCGAGCAGGTCGAGCGCATGCTCGACGCTGGTCGCCTTCTCGTACCGGAACTGCGCGGGCACCTGCATACCCCCAGGCTGTGCCCGGGTCGGCCACGGGGCAACGGCGCGATAAGCGACGCCTTAATCCGATCGGCGTTAACCTGGCGGTGTGTCCGGCGTCACTCCGTCGCGTATGACACTGGGTCAGCTCAGCGCCTTCGTGCTCGTCGCCCGGCTCGGTTCGGTGACCGGCGCCGCCAGGGCGCTCGGGGTCAGCGAACCCGCCGTGTCACAGGCGTTGAGCGCGTTGCGGCACCACCACGGCGACCGGCTCGTCGTCCGCACGGCACAAGGCATGACGCTGACCCCCGCAGGCCGACGGCTCCTGCCCATCGCCTCCCGCATGGTGGAGCTGGGAGCCGACGCCGAAGCGGCCGTCCGCAGTGCGGGCGGCGCGCCCGAGCCGCTGCGGCTGGCGCTCACCAGCACACTCGCCGAATTCGTCGCGGGACCCCTGCTCGAAGCGTTCGGCAGCCGCTGCGGCGACACCGTCGAGGTCTCCTCAGGGCTGGCCACGGCCGAGCAGATGGCCGCACTCGTCAGCCACCACCTCGCCGACGCCGCGCTGGGGCCCGCGCTGCCGGACCCGGAACTGGAGAGCGTTCCCGTGTTCCGCTGCTCGCTCGTGGTGGTCGGACCGGCCGGGGCACGCCACGTTCGTGATCCTTCGGCTTGGCCGTGGCTCGTCGGGCCCTCCGGCGCGGAGGCGGGCAGCGACGTGACCCGGCTGCTGCGGGCGTTGCGGGTGCCCGACGAGCGTGTCCAGGTGTTCTCCAACGAGGCCGCGTCCTGGTCGGCGGCGTCCGACGGCGGCGGGGTGTCGATCGCCGTGGAACACCTGGTGGCGCCGCTGGTGCGGCGGCGCGAACTCACCGTCCTGCCCACCCCGGCGACCCCGATGCCCCTGTGCTGGCACATCACCACCCCGGCGCGGCAACGCTGTTCGGCGGCAGCCGCGTCACTGCGCTACTTCCTCGGCACCCCGGCGGCCATGCAGGTCATGCGCAGGCCGGGCAATGGCGTCCCGCCGTCCCGGTTCCGCCCTCCAGTGCATGTGACGATCTGGTCGTGAGCATCGGCACCGGCCGGACGTGGTTGTCGTCGTGGCGTTCTGGGAGACCCTCCGGCGATTCGCACCGGCATGCGAGAAGGTCCTCGGTGTCGCGGTGGGGCCGCGATCTCCGCCCCGGTCGGGGAAGGTCCTGCTCAAGCGCGTGGAACCCCCTCACCTCGAAGCCGGCGTCCGAGGCGTCACCCCCTCTCTCCGCCGGGCGGCGGATCGGCCCGCTCCGCTTCGACGACCGGCTGCCTCAGGATCGTGCGGAGCTTCTCCGGCGCGACCCTGCGGAAATCGCTGAGATAGATCTCGTGGTGCTTGCCAGCCATCGACAGCCCGTTGGCCGGGATGAACTCGTGGTGCATCCGGTCCAGCACATCGGCCTCGTCGTCGAAGGAACCGACGTGCAGCGTCTGCACACAGCGTCCCTCGGACAGCGTTTCGAGGCGCACGTCGCGCAGGCGCGCCGGGGCGCTTTTGGCCTCGACCTTCTCGACGGCGTCGGCGAACATCGCCTCGTCGATCCAGTCTGGCACCATGATCATGAGCGTCCAGTCCCATGTGGACTTGTCGCGAGCCGTCGTGAACCTGTCCATGTCCCGCGCCCACCACAGCCCCTCCAGTGGCATCACCACGTAGTCACGACCGAGGGCCAAGCTGGCGAACTTCAGCGTGTAGGCCAGCGGGTAGAGCGTCTCGATCGCCTCGGCGAAGGCGGGTGAGGTGTTGGGATCACCATGGCCGTCGATCATGAGGTACCGCAGATCGGGCACATCCACGACGCGGAACGTGCCCCGCCTCGCCCGGTAGGCGTCGATCTCCCGCTTGAAGTCGATCTTGTCGGTCTTGTTTGTCATGGGGCATCAGAACTCGCGCGGCGAGCCACAACCTTTCCGGATCGGCTGCTCGGAAACGACCCGAAACCGGGTCACGACATCGATATCGCACGGCCCCGACAGAAAGCCGAACCGCCGGGGCCGCGGATCGCCGAAAAGGCCCGTTCGGGGCGCCACCCGTCAGCCGTGAGCAGGCGAAGGGACGCCGGAACCGTTGGCGCCGGGTGCCCGCGCAGCGACGTCGGGCGCGGCGTCGTGCCGCTCGACCCGCCCGCCGAACCGCGCCAGGATCGCGGCGACGTCACCGCGACGCGGGTCGAACGGCGCCGTCGCGTCCCTCCGCTCCTCGGCGAGCGCCTGCGTGAGCCGCCCCGCCGCGCCGAAGCCGGACGTCGTCAGCACGGTCAGCGAACTGATGTTCACGGTCCGGTGGTAGCGGGCGACCACATCCACCCTGCTTCGCGCGACCCCGGACACCCGCAGCAGCCACAACACCGCGCCAACAATCATCTGCGCCACAAGCTCGACGAAGGCGAAGGGCAGCAACACCAGCCAGGCCACCACCACGGCGAAGAACCACACGAGGCCGACCAGCTCCATGACGAGTTCCGCCACGAGTTCCATCAGCGACCTCAGCAACGAGTCCTCGCCGGTGCGGTTCTTCTTCCTGCGGGGACGCCCCGACGGCTTGTCCGGCACGAGCGGAGTCACCCGGTAGCGGGCGTAGTTGCGGATCGGGATGTTGACCGGCTGAACCACCCTCCGCCATGGCGACAGCCTGCGCGTGACGGTCCAGGTGGTCCCTGCCGCGTCCGTGATCTTCATTCGGCTATTCAAAAGCAGAGGCCCCGACCGGCGGTCACCGGTCGGGGCCTCGACGGTCCGTCAGCCCTTGGCGATCTTGTCGGCCAGGTTGCGGTCCAGCGTGGCGAGGAACTCCTCCGTGGTCTGGTACGGCGTGTCCTTGCCGACCAGCAGCGCGAGGTCCTTCGTCATCTTGCCGCTCTCGACGGTCTCGATGACGACCCTCTCCAGCGTGTTGGCGAAGCCGACCAGCTCGGAGTTGTTGTCGAGCTTGCCCCGGTGCTCCAGCCCGCGCGTCCACGCGAAGATCGACGCGATTGGGTTGGTGGAGGTGGGCTTGCCCTGCTGGTGCTGGCGGTAGTGGCGGGTCACCGTGCCGTGTGCGGCCTCGGCCTCCACCGTCCTGCCGTCCGGCGTGCGCAGCACGGAGGTCATCAGACCCAGCGAGCCGAAGCCCTGCGCCACCGTGTCGGACTGCACGTCACCGTCGTAGTTCTTGCAGGCCCACACGTAGCCGCCCTCCCACTTCAGGGAAGCCGCCACCATGTCGTCGATGAGCCGGTGCTCGTAGGTCAGCCCCTTCGCCTCGAAGTCGGCCTTGAACTCCTTCTCGTAGATCTCCGCGAAGGTGTCCTTGAACATGCCGTCGTAGGCCTTGAGGATGGTGTTCTTCGTGGACATGTACACCGGCATGCCACGGTCGAGGCCGTACTGGAGCGACGCGCGGGCGAAGTCCTCGATCGACCTGCGGTAGTTGTACATGCCCATGGCCACACCGCCGCCCTCGGGGAAGTTGGCGACCTCCAGCTCCATGGGCTCGGAGCCGTCCTCGGGCGTGTAGGTGATGGTGACCTTGCCGGGGCCGGGAACCTTGAAGTCGCTGGCCTTGTACTGGTCGCCGTGCGCGTGACGGCCGATGATGATCGGCTTGGTCCAGCCGGGTACGAGCCGGGGAATGTTCGAGATGATGATCGGCTCGCGGAAGACGACACCGCCGAGGATGTTGCGGATGGTGCCGTTCGGGCTCCGCCACATCTTCTTGAGGCCGAACTCCTCGACGCGGGCCTCGTCGGGCGTGATGGTGGCGCACTTGACGCCGACACCGTGCTTGGCGATCGCGTTCGCCGCATCGACCGTGATCTGGTCGTCCGTGCGGTCCCGCTCCTCGATACCCAGGTCGTAGTACTCGAGGTTGATGTCGAGGTACGGGTGGATGAGCTTGTCCTTGATGAACTTCCAGATGATGCGGGTCATCTCATCGCCGTCGAGTTCGACAACGGTGCCCTCGACCTTGATCTTGGCCATGAGCGGGAACGCTCCTCTCGCGGGTCTTCGCGGTTCGTCGGCACTTAGCGGTACAAGCGTACTGGTAGACGTGCGCCACATGGCCGCGCACCGGGGTTACCCAGCGGTAATATCGGATTTTTTCTGAACGCAACACCAGGCTAGCCCGTCGGGTCACCCAGCAGGGTGCAGCTCGGCCAGCCGCTCGCTCGCTCCGACTCGCCCACCTCTCGCCGCGCTCCTACCCTCGGAAAGTGCGGAGGTGGTAGGCGATGCGAGCATCCGTGGGAGACACGATCCGCGTCCACGGGCGAACCGTCGGCGCGGGTGAACAGCAGGGCGAGATCATCGAAGTCCGGGGCGAGCACGGCAAGCCGCCGTACCTCGTGCGGTTCTCCGACGGCCACGAGGGCCTCATGTTCCCCGGCCCGGATTGCGAAGTCGAAGCACACGTCGAGTAACGGCACCCCCTTTGAGAACCCCCGGCCACCCAAAGGCCGGGGGTTCTTCTCTGCACACCGTGTCCGCACTTCCCGCACGCGTGTTGGCACTTCTCGCACGGGTGTTGGCATCGCACGATGCAGACACCCGTACACAAACTGCGGACACGAACCGAAGCGTCTCGTGTCCGCACTTCCTGTACGCGTGTCCGCACCTGGTGCACCCGTGTCCGCACCTGGTGCACCGTGTCCGCACCTGACGCACCCGTGTTGGCGCCTGGTACACCCGATACACCTGGGCTCTTGGTTCACATCCGAGCAGCCTTGCGCACTGCCTGCCTTCGGCACACCGCCAA comes from Saccharomonospora xinjiangensis XJ-54 and encodes:
- a CDS encoding exodeoxyribonuclease III is translated as MLTVSTVNVNGLRAAAKKGFTEWLATTPADVVACQEVRAEPDSLTAELREPSGWHTVHAPSATKGRNGVSLYSRVEPESVRIGFGEAEFEDSGRYAEMWLPGVVVASLYLPSGDVGTPRQDEKERFMAAFLPYLETVRDKAASENREVLVCGDWNIAHTELDLKNWKTNRKNSGFLPEERAWLSRVFDELGYVDVQRRLDPEGPGPYTWWSYRGRAFDNDSGWRIDYHVATPGLAERCTSMVVERAASYDARWSDHAPLTATYDV
- a CDS encoding GyrI-like domain-containing protein → MTNKTDKIDFKREIDAYRARRGTFRVVDVPDLRYLMIDGHGDPNTSPAFAEAIETLYPLAYTLKFASLALGRDYVVMPLEGLWWARDMDRFTTARDKSTWDWTLMIMVPDWIDEAMFADAVEKVEAKSAPARLRDVRLETLSEGRCVQTLHVGSFDDEADVLDRMHHEFIPANGLSMAGKHHEIYLSDFRRVAPEKLRTILRQPVVEAERADPPPGGERG
- a CDS encoding LysR family transcriptional regulator, with the translated sequence MTLGQLSAFVLVARLGSVTGAARALGVSEPAVSQALSALRHHHGDRLVVRTAQGMTLTPAGRRLLPIASRMVELGADAEAAVRSAGGAPEPLRLALTSTLAEFVAGPLLEAFGSRCGDTVEVSSGLATAEQMAALVSHHLADAALGPALPDPELESVPVFRCSLVVVGPAGARHVRDPSAWPWLVGPSGAEAGSDVTRLLRALRVPDERVQVFSNEAASWSAASDGGGVSIAVEHLVAPLVRRRELTVLPTPATPMPLCWHITTPARQRCSAAAASLRYFLGTPAAMQVMRRPGNGVPPSRFRPPVHVTIWS
- a CDS encoding DUF1918 domain-containing protein, whose product is MRASVGDTIRVHGRTVGAGEQQGEIIEVRGEHGKPPYLVRFSDGHEGLMFPGPDCEVEAHVE
- a CDS encoding (2Fe-2S)-binding protein; amino-acid sequence: MEITVTVNGQPYTRSVEPRLLLVHFLRDELGLTGTHWGCDTSNCGACVVLMDGVPVKSCTVLAVMADRHEIRTVEGLATSEGLDAVQEGFRAEHGLQCGFCTPGMMMTSRWLLDRNPTPSEEEIREALSGQLCRCTGYENIVRSVRWAAEHEAAASAVSDAIPEQGGPTPAPQQRSEVQT
- a CDS encoding XdhC family protein, translated to MSDLARTLLARAEELHAQRTPFVLATVVRARRPTSATPGDRALVLPDGTVEGFVGGVCTESTVRLEGLRALASGEAAVLRVTPDPVSAGADDEGTITVANPCLSGGAVDIFLEPRLPPPLVAVFGESPIARALAEVGEVLGYDVRSCGADPEFAAATEAVVVASHGRDEERVLAAALRAGVGYVGLVASPRRGSAVVSVLTDLGEPGADRIHTPAGLDLGARTPQEIALSVYAELLATRSRRARSPSGPERAGSSRGAEAVEAAEAVDAAGAGSAVGAVEVVEAVDPVCGMTVAVSPSTPHVSHEGQPYYFCGSGCAETFAADPARYATTGAVHAQ
- a CDS encoding aerobic carbon-monoxide dehydrogenase large subunit; the encoded protein is MTTTDVPAQRTTPVGHGSMPRKEDERFLRGHGRYVDDVVLPGMLHGAVLRSPHAHARIVSLDTSAAQAHPKVRAVITGQTLQGLNLAWMPTLSHDVQAVLATDKVRFQGQEVAFVVAEDRYAARDALELIDVEYEPLAPVVDARRALDSDAPVIRDDLEGRTDNRIFDWETGDRAATDGVFADADVVATQDMIYPRVHPAPMETCGAVADMDPVTGKLTIWTTTQAPHAHRTLYALVAGLPEHKIRVISPDIGGGFGNKVGIYPGYVCAIVASIVTGKPVKWVEDRSENLMSTSFARDYHMHGEIAATSDGTILGVRVKVLADHGAFNGTAQPSKFPAGFFGVFSGSYDLRAAHCEVTGVYTNKAPGGVAYACSFRITEAVYLVERMVDVLAHELGMDPAELRMRNLLRPEQFPYRSSTGWEYDSGDYPRALRAALDLAHYDELRDEQQRRRERGELMGIGVSFFTEAVGAGPRSHMDIMGLGMADGAELRVHPTGKAVLRLSVQTQGQGHETTFAQIVAEELGIPPEDIDVVHGDTDQTPYGLGTYGSRSTPVSGAATAVVARKVRERARLVASAMLEVDPGDLEWEKGRFFVKGDPTSGTTIAEIAMAAHSDLELPEGVEGHLDAETVYNPPNLTYPFGAYVCVVDVDPDTAQVTVRDFVAVDDCGVRINPMIVEGQIHGGLADGIGMALMQVMAFDSDGNHLGGSFMDYLLPTTMECPSWRLGQTVTPSPHHPIGAKGVGESATVGSPAAVVNAVVDALKPYGVRHVDMPMTPAVVWRAMQGRPLRTDMAIT
- a CDS encoding NADP-dependent isocitrate dehydrogenase; the protein is MAKIKVEGTVVELDGDEMTRIIWKFIKDKLIHPYLDINLEYYDLGIEERDRTDDQITVDAANAIAKHGVGVKCATITPDEARVEEFGLKKMWRSPNGTIRNILGGVVFREPIIISNIPRLVPGWTKPIIIGRHAHGDQYKASDFKVPGPGKVTITYTPEDGSEPMELEVANFPEGGGVAMGMYNYRRSIEDFARASLQYGLDRGMPVYMSTKNTILKAYDGMFKDTFAEIYEKEFKADFEAKGLTYEHRLIDDMVAASLKWEGGYVWACKNYDGDVQSDTVAQGFGSLGLMTSVLRTPDGRTVEAEAAHGTVTRHYRQHQQGKPTSTNPIASIFAWTRGLEHRGKLDNNSELVGFANTLERVVIETVESGKMTKDLALLVGKDTPYQTTEEFLATLDRNLADKIAKG
- a CDS encoding SH3 domain-containing protein; translation: MLKRGLIVVGVAFGLAVIYTTGAEQRRSDAENGGAPEQRAACTVVVTADVLNVRSGPGSDHDVVGKLRQDAEIDATTETRDGFRKIGDGEWASDDYLKPVDGADCD
- a CDS encoding FAD binding domain-containing protein, with amino-acid sequence MQVPAQFRYEKATSVEHALDLLGKFGEDSMVVAGGHSLIPMMKLRLAQPEALVDINEVTELSRIGLDRDTVTIGALVRHADLLDSPVVGEHFPILHDAERVIADPAVRNRGTVGGSLCQADPSEDLAAAFVALDAEALIQGPYGSRTVRVREFFTGPYETVLDQGELLVAVRVPIRSSASAYAKVERRSGDWAVASAGAALRLDDGHITWAGIGLTAVGAPSFGAPAAEEYLVGGAATDERFEQAGAIAAEHCSPIADQRGPADYKRHLAATLTTRVLRRAVDRWRGRQAHRDPREQEE